Proteins from a single region of Roseateles sp. XES5:
- the phnY gene encoding phosphonoacetaldehyde dehydrogenase — MTKAETTFAIRHEPMRIAGKKVDTEGVVEVHYPWNDAVIGTVPAGRAEHARRAFEIAAAYQPKLTRYERQRILLKAADLLVARKEEISDLITLELGISKQDSLYEVGRAFDVFTLSGQMCIHDDGEIFSCDLTPHGKARKIFTTREPLTAISAITPFNHPLNMVAHKVAPAIATNNCVVLKPTELTPMTALVLADVLYEAGLPPEMLSVVTGWPGDIGMEMITNPNFDLITFTGSVPVGKLIAAHAHYKRQILELGGNDPLIILNDLSDDDLARAADLAVAGATKNSGQRCTAVKRILCQERVADRFVPLVLERAKKLRFGDPMDRATELGTVVHARAAEIFEGRVHKAAEEGADVLYNPGRRGALLPPIVIDRVSHASELVMEETFAPIIPIVRAPDDDDALIALSNSTAFGLSSGVCTNDFRRMQKYIAGLKVGTVNIWEVPGYRIEMSPFGGIKDSGNGYKEGVIEAMKSFTNVKTFSLPW, encoded by the coding sequence ATGACCAAGGCAGAAACGACATTCGCGATCCGTCATGAACCCATGCGGATCGCCGGCAAGAAGGTCGACACCGAGGGCGTGGTCGAGGTGCACTATCCCTGGAACGATGCCGTCATCGGTACCGTGCCGGCCGGCCGTGCGGAGCATGCCCGCAGGGCGTTCGAGATCGCGGCAGCCTACCAGCCGAAGCTGACGCGCTACGAGCGCCAGCGCATCCTGCTGAAGGCGGCCGACCTCCTGGTCGCCCGCAAGGAGGAGATTTCCGATCTCATCACCCTTGAGCTCGGCATCTCCAAGCAGGACTCGCTCTATGAGGTCGGGCGCGCCTTCGATGTCTTCACGCTCTCCGGGCAGATGTGCATCCACGACGACGGTGAGATTTTCTCTTGCGACCTCACCCCGCACGGCAAGGCACGCAAGATCTTCACCACCCGCGAGCCGCTGACCGCCATTTCGGCGATCACCCCCTTCAACCACCCGCTCAACATGGTGGCGCACAAGGTGGCGCCGGCGATCGCCACCAACAATTGCGTGGTGCTGAAGCCGACCGAACTGACGCCGATGACGGCGCTGGTTCTTGCCGATGTCCTCTACGAGGCCGGCCTGCCGCCGGAAATGCTGTCCGTCGTTACCGGCTGGCCGGGCGATATCGGCATGGAGATGATCACCAATCCGAATTTCGACCTCATTACCTTCACCGGTAGTGTGCCGGTCGGCAAGCTGATCGCTGCGCATGCCCATTACAAGCGCCAGATCCTCGAACTCGGTGGCAACGATCCCCTGATCATCCTCAACGATCTGTCGGACGACGATCTTGCGAGAGCCGCCGATCTTGCGGTTGCGGGCGCCACGAAGAATTCCGGCCAGCGCTGCACCGCGGTCAAGCGCATCCTGTGCCAGGAGCGCGTCGCCGACCGTTTCGTGCCGCTGGTGCTGGAACGCGCGAAGAAGCTGAGGTTCGGCGATCCCATGGATCGGGCGACGGAGCTCGGTACCGTCGTGCATGCCAGGGCCGCGGAGATCTTCGAAGGCCGCGTGCACAAGGCGGCGGAAGAGGGGGCGGACGTCCTCTACAATCCGGGCCGGCGGGGCGCTCTGCTGCCGCCGATCGTCATCGATCGCGTGTCCCATGCAAGCGAGCTCGTCATGGAAGAGACCTTCGCGCCGATCATCCCGATCGTCCGGGCGCCGGACGATGACGATGCGCTGATCGCCCTTTCCAACTCGACCGCCTTCGGCCTTTCCTCCGGGGTCTGCACCAACGACTTCCGGCGCATGCAGAAATACATCGCGGGACTGAAGGTCGGCACGGTGAACATCTGGGAGGTGCCAGGTTATCGCATCGAGATGAGCCCGTTCGGCGGCATCAAGGATTCCGGCAACGGCTACAAGGAGGGCGTCATCGAAGCGATGAAGAGCTTCACCAACGTCAAGACCTTTTCCCTGCCGTGGTGA
- the phnA gene encoding phosphonoacetate hydrolase: MNQMSKITVTANRRTYPWPNVPAIAICLDGCEPAYLDEAIKAGLMPTLARIRKTGTERTALSVIPSFTNPNNLSIATGRPPAIHGICGNYLYEPATGKEVMMNDPRFLRAPTVFKAFYDAGARVAVVTAKDKLRALLGHGLKFDEGRAVCFSSEKSDTSTKAEHGIDNASAWLGRPVPEVYSAELSEFVFAAGVKLLKEFRPDVMYLTTTDYVQHKYAPGVPQANAFYEMFDKYLTELDALGAAIVVTADHGMKPKHKADGSPDVIYVQDLLDQWLGKDAARVILPITDPYVVHHGALGSFATAYLPEGTDKEEIIERLKAIEGIDVVLSRPEACVRFELPDDRIGDIVLVSSENKTLGTSEHRHDLAALNEPLRSHGGLTEQEVPFIANRTLPELHTADTLRNFDAFYYALVAAAQPAQ; this comes from the coding sequence ATGAACCAGATGTCCAAGATCACCGTCACCGCCAACCGACGCACCTATCCCTGGCCGAACGTTCCGGCGATTGCCATCTGCCTGGACGGCTGCGAGCCTGCCTATCTCGACGAGGCCATCAAAGCCGGCCTGATGCCGACGCTGGCCCGCATCCGCAAGACCGGCACGGAACGCACCGCGCTCAGTGTCATCCCGAGTTTCACCAACCCGAACAACCTGTCCATCGCGACTGGCCGCCCGCCGGCGATCCACGGCATCTGCGGCAACTATCTCTACGAGCCGGCGACCGGCAAGGAAGTGATGATGAACGACCCGCGGTTCCTCCGCGCGCCGACCGTCTTCAAGGCCTTCTATGATGCCGGCGCCCGGGTCGCCGTGGTGACCGCGAAGGACAAGCTTCGCGCGCTGCTCGGTCATGGCCTGAAGTTCGACGAGGGCAGGGCCGTCTGCTTTTCCTCGGAAAAGTCCGACACCTCGACCAAGGCGGAGCATGGTATCGACAACGCGTCGGCCTGGCTTGGCCGGCCGGTGCCGGAAGTCTATTCCGCGGAACTGTCCGAGTTCGTCTTCGCGGCCGGCGTGAAGCTTCTCAAGGAGTTCCGCCCTGATGTCATGTATCTGACGACGACAGACTACGTTCAGCACAAATATGCCCCGGGCGTGCCGCAGGCCAATGCCTTCTACGAGATGTTCGACAAGTACCTCACCGAGCTCGACGCACTCGGCGCGGCGATCGTCGTTACCGCCGACCACGGCATGAAGCCGAAGCACAAGGCGGACGGGTCGCCGGACGTCATCTATGTGCAGGACCTGCTCGACCAATGGCTCGGCAAGGACGCGGCTCGCGTCATCCTGCCGATTACCGACCCCTATGTCGTGCATCACGGCGCGCTCGGCTCCTTCGCCACGGCCTATCTGCCTGAGGGCACGGACAAGGAGGAGATCATCGAGCGGCTGAAGGCGATAGAGGGTATCGATGTGGTCCTGTCGCGCCCGGAAGCCTGCGTGCGCTTTGAATTGCCGGACGATCGCATCGGCGACATCGTGCTCGTCTCCTCGGAGAACAAGACGCTCGGCACGAGCGAACATCGGCACGATCTTGCTGCACTCAACGAGCCGTTGCGCTCGCATGGCGGCCTGACCGAGCAGGAAGTGCCGTTCATCGCCAACCGCACATTGCCCGAGCTTCACACGGCCGACACGTTGCGCAACTTCGATGCCTTCTACTACGCGCTCGTCGCGGCCGCACAACCGGCACAATAG
- a CDS encoding 2-aminoethylphosphonate--pyruvate transaminase: MPNTASEKTIAPLESPKLGEPYLLTPGPLTTAYSVKEAMLRDWGSWDGDFRAMTADLRRQLLEIAGDTKGEFDCVPMQGSGSFSVEALLGSFVPRDGKVLVLSNGAYGKRIAQTLSYLGRDHVTIDKGDYMPPRGPEVAAALDADPAITHVVVVHCETSSGILNPLKEISDTVYAHGRKLLVDSMSAFGAVPAGLADFRYEAIVSSANKCIEGVPGFGFVIARKSELEACKGRSHSLSLDIHAQWDYMNKTGQWRFTPPTHVVAAFLEALRLHREEGGVAARGARYARNRDVMVAGMREAGFETLLADQWLSPIIVTFFSPAHPAFAFDRFYTLMKDKGFIIYPGKLTVVDSFRVGCIGRMDEHVMRRVVEAARSSLAEMGVDSAAPPAIALEERSRLAA, from the coding sequence ATGCCAAACACCGCTTCTGAGAAAACCATCGCGCCGCTGGAATCGCCGAAGCTCGGCGAGCCCTACCTGCTGACGCCAGGCCCGCTGACGACCGCCTATTCCGTCAAGGAAGCCATGCTGCGGGACTGGGGTTCCTGGGACGGCGACTTTCGCGCCATGACCGCCGACCTGCGCCGCCAGCTTCTTGAGATCGCCGGCGACACCAAGGGTGAATTCGATTGCGTTCCCATGCAGGGCAGCGGTTCGTTCTCGGTCGAGGCGCTGCTCGGCAGCTTCGTTCCCCGCGACGGCAAGGTCCTGGTGCTGAGCAACGGCGCCTATGGCAAGCGCATCGCGCAGACGCTGTCCTATCTCGGCCGTGACCATGTTACGATCGACAAGGGCGACTACATGCCGCCGCGCGGTCCCGAAGTCGCCGCCGCCCTCGATGCCGATCCTGCCATCACGCATGTCGTCGTCGTCCATTGCGAAACCAGTTCCGGCATCCTCAATCCCCTCAAGGAAATTTCCGATACGGTCTATGCCCACGGCCGCAAGCTGCTGGTCGATTCGATGAGCGCCTTCGGCGCCGTGCCGGCCGGCCTTGCCGATTTCCGCTACGAGGCGATCGTTTCTTCCGCCAACAAGTGCATTGAAGGTGTGCCCGGCTTCGGCTTCGTCATCGCCCGCAAGAGCGAACTCGAGGCCTGCAAGGGCCGGAGCCATTCCCTCAGCCTCGATATCCACGCCCAGTGGGACTACATGAACAAGACCGGCCAGTGGCGTTTCACGCCGCCGACCCACGTCGTCGCGGCCTTTCTGGAAGCGCTGCGCCTGCACAGGGAGGAAGGCGGCGTGGCCGCGCGCGGCGCCCGCTACGCCCGCAATCGCGACGTCATGGTGGCGGGCATGCGCGAAGCCGGGTTCGAGACGCTGCTCGCCGACCAGTGGCTGTCGCCGATCATCGTCACCTTCTTCAGCCCGGCCCATCCGGCCTTCGCCTTCGATCGCTTCTATACGCTGATGAAGGACAAGGGCTTCATCATCTATCCCGGCAAGCTCACGGTGGTCGACAGTTTCCGCGTCGGCTGCATCGGCCGCATGGACGAACATGTCATGCGCCGCGTGGTCGAAGCTGCCCGTTCGTCGCTTGCCGAGATGGGCGTCGACAGTGCCGCGCCGCCGGCCATCGCCCTTGAAGAACGCAGCCGCCTTGCCGCCTGA
- a CDS encoding Na/Pi cotransporter family protein, with product MNLPAVALELAAATVLLLYAVSLVKRGVETAWGDLVARAVGGAGGRPRAAVYGCLVAIALQSSTAVAMLTAGFAISGAMALDVGLAVLLGADLGSALVVKILSFDLHWLAPLLIVGGGLLHLKAHTRKAVEAGRAVLGIGLLLLSLQMIGHATLPLAQSPLLPSAIAFIGGDALTVMILAALFTWALHSSVAAILLILTFATKGLVPLDVGVPLVLGVNLGGGLIALWLTRGLPVEGRRLPLGNLFFRALFSAAAFALFAVHAPFAWLPGGTVAGKLVNLHLIFNAMLVLVGLVTCGAMGRLVRLLTPDAAGEGDLTAHISALDRALIDKPAQALAAAAREVLHMGNLTTRMLEPVMTVIQSPTREAVDALRRIDGEIHRAHSEIKLYVAAVNRGVLTEEQARRGIELTEAAIHLEYAGDVVAKSLLQMAEERLAGAGAFSQDGWRELLLLHAAVFSNVRLAANLLVSPDPVIAREMVRQKEHVRRLMEESSKNHLERLRQGVAASIQSSDMHLEIVRALKEVNSLVTTMAYPRLRETGDLLESRLIPAA from the coding sequence ATGAACCTGCCGGCCGTCGCCCTAGAACTTGCCGCCGCAACCGTCCTGCTGCTCTATGCCGTGAGCCTTGTGAAGAGGGGCGTCGAAACGGCATGGGGAGATCTGGTCGCGCGCGCGGTCGGTGGTGCCGGCGGGCGGCCGCGTGCGGCCGTCTATGGCTGCCTTGTGGCCATCGCGTTGCAAAGCTCCACTGCCGTCGCCATGCTCACCGCCGGCTTTGCCATCAGCGGCGCCATGGCGCTCGATGTCGGGCTGGCCGTGCTCCTTGGCGCCGATCTGGGCTCGGCCCTGGTCGTCAAGATCCTGTCCTTCGACCTGCACTGGCTGGCGCCGCTGCTGATTGTCGGCGGGGGGCTCCTGCATCTCAAGGCGCACACGCGCAAGGCGGTCGAAGCCGGACGCGCCGTGCTCGGCATCGGCCTGCTGCTGTTGTCGCTTCAGATGATCGGTCACGCGACGTTGCCTCTGGCACAAAGCCCGCTTCTGCCGTCTGCCATCGCCTTTATCGGCGGGGATGCGCTGACGGTGATGATCCTCGCCGCGCTCTTCACCTGGGCGCTCCATTCGAGCGTTGCGGCGATCCTTCTGATCCTCACCTTCGCGACGAAGGGGCTGGTGCCGCTCGACGTCGGCGTTCCGCTCGTCCTCGGCGTCAATCTCGGCGGCGGGTTGATTGCGCTCTGGCTGACCCGCGGCCTGCCGGTGGAAGGTCGGCGCCTGCCTCTCGGCAATCTGTTTTTCCGTGCCCTGTTCAGTGCGGCGGCTTTCGCGCTGTTCGCGGTGCACGCGCCATTTGCCTGGCTTCCCGGCGGGACGGTGGCTGGCAAGCTCGTCAATCTGCATCTCATCTTCAATGCCATGCTGGTGCTCGTGGGGCTGGTCACCTGCGGTGCGATGGGGCGCCTTGTCAGGCTTTTGACGCCGGATGCGGCGGGAGAGGGCGACCTGACAGCCCATATCAGCGCGCTCGATCGCGCGCTGATCGACAAGCCGGCGCAGGCGCTCGCCGCGGCGGCGCGTGAAGTGCTGCATATGGGCAATTTGACGACCCGCATGCTCGAGCCGGTGATGACGGTCATCCAATCGCCGACGCGGGAAGCGGTCGATGCGCTCCGCCGCATCGACGGCGAGATCCACCGGGCGCATAGCGAGATCAAGCTTTACGTTGCCGCCGTCAACCGCGGTGTGCTGACGGAAGAGCAAGCCCGACGCGGCATCGAACTGACCGAGGCGGCGATCCATCTCGAATATGCCGGCGACGTGGTGGCGAAAAGCCTTTTGCAGATGGCCGAGGAGCGGCTTGCCGGGGCCGGCGCGTTCTCGCAGGACGGATGGCGCGAACTGCTGCTGCTCCACGCTGCGGTGTTCTCGAATGTCCGGCTCGCCGCCAATCTCCTCGTCTCGCCCGACCCGGTCATCGCCCGGGAGATGGTGCGGCAGAAGGAGCATGTGCGCCGTCTGATGGAGGAGAGCAGCAAGAACCATCTGGAACGGCTGCGGCAGGGTGTTGCCGCGAGCATCCAGTCCAGCGACATGCATCTGGAGATCGTGCGCGCGCTGAAGGAGGTCAATTCACTGGTCACGACCATGGCCTATCCGCGCCTGCGCGAAACCGGCGACCTGCTGGAAAGCCGCCTGATACCGGCGGCATGA
- a CDS encoding LysR substrate-binding domain-containing protein, with the protein MRYVQLRAFHNVAIHGGFSRAAEALFLTQPAVSDQVRKLEEEYDVLLFNRNKKQVTLTQAGQQLLEVTRRMFDIEQQALDLLSESRALRAGKLRIVADAAHHLLHILAAFRRAYPSVQVSIDAGNTESVITSLHAYEADIGVLGEVPQSSDFEILKLNSTPIIAFASRDYPIGDTARISFAELSKHPLVMREMGSKTRQKLEVMAQQCGIPLTPLIEAEGREAVREIVAAGGGIGFVSSAEFGQDNRLVPIEIDAPEMLMDEALICLRERANGKLVSAFFDIARKLAPMPA; encoded by the coding sequence ATGCGCTATGTCCAGCTTCGCGCCTTCCACAATGTCGCCATTCACGGCGGCTTTTCGCGTGCGGCGGAGGCGCTGTTTCTCACCCAACCGGCCGTTTCCGATCAGGTACGAAAGCTGGAGGAGGAATACGACGTCCTGCTCTTCAACCGGAACAAGAAGCAGGTGACGCTGACCCAGGCCGGCCAGCAGCTTCTGGAAGTCACCCGTCGCATGTTCGACATCGAGCAGCAGGCGCTCGACCTCTTGTCGGAGTCTCGGGCGCTGCGTGCGGGCAAGCTGCGCATCGTCGCCGACGCCGCCCATCATCTCCTGCACATCCTTGCCGCCTTCCGCCGCGCCTATCCCTCCGTGCAGGTCTCGATCGACGCCGGCAACACGGAGTCGGTCATCACCAGCCTGCATGCTTACGAGGCGGATATCGGGGTGCTCGGAGAGGTGCCGCAATCCAGCGACTTCGAGATCCTGAAACTCAATTCCACCCCGATCATTGCCTTTGCCAGCCGGGACTACCCTATCGGCGACACGGCACGCATTTCCTTTGCAGAGCTTTCGAAACACCCGCTGGTCATGCGTGAAATGGGGTCGAAAACCCGCCAGAAACTGGAAGTCATGGCACAGCAATGTGGGATTCCCCTCACCCCGCTCATCGAAGCGGAGGGACGGGAAGCGGTACGAGAAATCGTTGCCGCCGGCGGCGGTATCGGCTTTGTCTCCTCGGCCGAGTTCGGACAGGACAACCGCCTCGTCCCAATCGAGATTGACGCTCCGGAAATGCTGATGGACGAGGCTCTCATCTGCCTTCGCGAGCGCGCGAATGGCAAACTCGTAAGCGCATTCTTCGATATCGCGCGGAAACTTGCTCCCATGCCTGCCTAG
- a CDS encoding MarR family transcriptional regulator, with the protein MKEEGERVSHGERGDSASLEDHVDRRRAQWARELPDLDTEPMAILGRAKRLSNLVAGSIEETFAAFGLDRGEFDVISTLRRAGPPYQLTPTEMYTSMMLSSGGLTHRLSRLEKTGLIRREKSNLDGRSVVVTLLPRGIELAEQAFRADMANELLILQPLNREERDLLSALLRKLLHSIESQSTPEV; encoded by the coding sequence ATGAAGGAAGAAGGCGAGAGGGTAAGCCACGGCGAGCGCGGCGACAGCGCATCACTGGAAGATCACGTCGATCGACGACGCGCTCAATGGGCGCGAGAGCTGCCGGACCTCGATACCGAGCCAATGGCCATTCTCGGCCGGGCGAAGCGGCTTTCCAATCTCGTGGCCGGCAGCATCGAGGAGACGTTCGCGGCCTTTGGTCTAGACCGCGGTGAGTTCGACGTAATCAGTACGCTGCGCCGGGCGGGGCCGCCCTACCAGCTGACGCCGACCGAGATGTACACGTCGATGATGCTGTCGTCAGGCGGCCTCACGCATCGGCTGAGCCGGCTCGAGAAAACCGGGCTCATCCGGCGCGAGAAATCGAACCTCGATGGGCGAAGTGTTGTCGTGACATTGCTGCCGCGGGGAATAGAACTGGCGGAACAGGCTTTCAGGGCGGATATGGCCAACGAGCTTCTGATCTTGCAGCCGCTGAACCGGGAGGAGCGAGACCTGTTGTCCGCGTTGCTTCGAAAACTGCTTCATAGCATCGAAAGCCAGAGCACCCCTGAGGTTTGA
- a CDS encoding cupin domain-containing protein translates to MITVRRHKEPAPDQRRTVRLEGREIGSPVSLFLVDVEPGRGSELHIHPYTETWIVQKGEAEFTVGEETVHGSAGDVVVGPAHVPHRFTNVGTGRLEIVSIHPSATIQQINVQDVAPRHS, encoded by the coding sequence ATGATCACGGTTCGCCGTCACAAGGAGCCCGCACCCGACCAGCGCCGCACCGTTCGGCTGGAAGGCCGTGAGATCGGAAGCCCGGTTTCACTCTTCCTTGTCGATGTCGAACCCGGGCGCGGTTCCGAACTTCACATTCATCCCTACACCGAGACCTGGATCGTCCAGAAAGGCGAAGCGGAGTTCACAGTCGGCGAAGAAACCGTGCACGGCAGCGCCGGGGACGTCGTCGTCGGCCCCGCTCACGTTCCCCATCGCTTCACGAATGTGGGAACCGGGCGACTGGAGATCGTCTCCATCCATCCGAGCGCAACCATTCAACAGATCAATGTTCAAGACGTCGCGCCCCGTCATTCTTGA
- a CDS encoding DoxX family protein: MNTPAMLWTGRTLTGLFTLFLLGASITPKLLGMPVAEETLAQLGWPAGYALMIGLIELTCLVLYLIPPTRLLGAVLMTGLLGGAMATQIRAESPLFSHIMFSGYLGLFMWGGLWLRDPRLRAVFPFVSKT, encoded by the coding sequence ATGAACACGCCCGCCATGCTCTGGACCGGCCGCACCCTGACCGGTCTCTTCACCCTGTTTCTTCTCGGTGCATCCATCACGCCAAAGCTGCTGGGAATGCCGGTCGCCGAAGAGACGCTGGCTCAGCTCGGCTGGCCAGCGGGTTATGCCCTCATGATCGGTCTGATCGAACTGACATGCCTCGTGCTCTACCTCATCCCTCCTACACGTCTGCTCGGCGCGGTCCTGATGACAGGGCTTCTCGGTGGAGCGATGGCGACGCAGATCAGGGCGGAAAGCCCGCTCTTCAGCCACATCATGTTCAGCGGCTATCTGGGACTTTTCATGTGGGGCGGGCTCTGGCTTCGCGACCCGCGCCTGCGGGCCGTGTTTCCCTTTGTCAGCAAGACATAG